One Parasteatoda tepidariorum isolate YZ-2023 chromosome 1, CAS_Ptep_4.0, whole genome shotgun sequence genomic window, GGCAGAGACAGACGCCATTTTCtaagcagcaaataagaagcaaaatttccctaagaaAAGGTCGAAGAACTAGAAAAAACTCTCCAGAACATTGGTACAGTCACTCGAGTGACTGTAAATCTTTCAgaaacagaacacgccaaatgtttgaagaaaaattcctcaataattttaaacttctattaTCAACAGCCTTGCTActgataacttccgatttcggatcgcatactgttacagatgtttgtattacggtaaaataaattttttcgttcttcaattcattacaaattaaagtgaagtcaacattgctttctacattcaaatgaaaaaatgggAATTCATATCGTACaaaactgtaatagttataatagaatattcttcatatttatagaatagtatatatttctgtatctatataattcgaaaaacaacaataaagaattatctgaattacttgaaatagtatcatttgtgctgattattaataaatttttatcgttttcttgatatattatttagttttgaaagaataatttcaactagaattcagctaatctgtttttaagctacatattaaaattcatatcgagatcttacaattataagattttgctgtgtggtatgttatctaaaagtaataaaggGATAGTCTGTGCctacatattatttgaaaattaaattttcaaacaaagatCATTTAATAtggaattctccggatttataaTGCAGGTGTTCCAGACGCAACTGCGTGAACGCAGACGcagtgattatttattatattatttattttatatatttcttacattattcttttgttgGCAACATGTATATATTCTTTGTGTACACTTGTGATAGTAAAAGAGTTTGTTCTATAAGATACTTGTTTAGTGTTGATTgtaattagaaaacatttacgTTTACAACCAACACAGCAGGTCAGTgtcatgatttttataataaagatcgttttttttttatccaaacaattcgttattttacattttttagtttataattttttgataaaaattgttgtcaaaaaactttttttacaaaattaaattatataaaattataaggcttaaaatatataattttatatatacataattatgaatactttttgcttattgtAATGTTGAAAGTATTATGACTCTTTAAACTGTGGAATCTgaagtttaaataggcctttcatgttatatcattaaatttagtaaaactatttctcaggcattaggttttaactcaaataagaagatacatatcttttttctgtttatttacaaatatttttccgatgtgctttggatgttccttctctaaaaaaacccattttgttttcgtttacataagaaagaatatcaaacatttttcttttttaagtttaataagccacaataatgaaataatgatacacgctacattaaagacgtatccagagtaactgaatgaatCGCAGGTATTCGTCTCATACAGCAACGCCCTCTATAGTTTATTGCGGCAGCAACTTTTTGCTATCTATCTAGCCTCAAAATAAGAATACAAAGCTATAAGCTAACGCAAGGAGATCGTCACAATATTCTACATACAAGCATGCTTTTTTGATTATTTGCTTACTCGCTGTTTGCTACAAAAGTATTAGttatataaaatgcatatttattttgttaattctgCTGAATAGCCGTGTTCATGTAGCTTATTTAAAGTTGACTCGGAGAGTAGATTAATCTTATTTCTGCAGTATGTGTGATAAAAAATTCCCTCAGAAATTCTACTTAAAAGAACAATCTTCTGTTCATACTGTTAATAAACCTTATCCATGCAGTGAGAGTgataaatctagtttaaataagCACTTTGATATGTATAGTGGAGAAACGAATTATTTATGCAGTGTGTGCGATAAAAAATTCGCTagtaaaagttctttaaaacaGCATTATCTTATTCATACTGGAGAGAAACCATACAAATGTAGTTTGTGTGACAAATCTTTTTCTCGCAAAGGTTTGTTAAAAAAGCACACTCTTGTTCATACTGGAAAAAAACCTTTTCCTTGCCATGTATGTGACAAAACATTCCTACATAAAACTAGTTTAACAAATCATATTCTTATTCATACTGGAGAAAATCCGTTTTCTTGCCATGTGTGTGATAAATCTTTCTTTGAtcaatatactttaaataaacattttgtaattcatagtggagaaaagaattatttatgcaGTGTGTGTGATAAAACGTTCGCCcgtaaaagttatttaaatcaacaCTATCTTGTCCATACTGGAGAGAAAGCATACTCATGTAGTTGGTGTGACAAATCTTTTTCTCGCAAAGCTTTGCTAAAAAGACACATTCCTGTTCATACTGgagaaaaacctttttcttgCGATGTATGTGACAAAAcattcttacataaaattagtttgacaAGTCATTTCCATATTCATACTGGAGAAAAACCTTACTCGTGTAGTGTCTGTCATAAATCTTTCACTCATCGAAGAAGTTTAGATCGTCACTCTCTTGTTCATACGGATGAAAGGCCTTATTCATGTAGTGTGTGCGATAAATCTTACAAGAGTAAagatcatttaaataatcatagtCTTGTTCATACAGGTGAAAAACCTCATTCATGTAACATATGTGGTAAAGCTTTCgcacagaaatataaattaaatcaacaCTATCGTATACATAGCAATCATGGCACAGAAATAAATCATTCGCGCAGAACCAAAACTGTCTTAAAAAGACGCTCTCTGCGTCCTACTGAAAAAGAATCATACAAGTGCACTGTCTGTGACAAATCTTTTGTATACAAATCTAGTTTAAAAGAACATCATTTTATACATACTGGAGAAAGACCTTATTTGTGTGATGTATGCAATAAATCTTTCAGACACAAAGCTAGTTTACAGACACACTATCTCATGCATGCGGGAAAGAAACGTCATTTTTGTGATTTGTGTGGTAAAACATTCTTATTAaagggtaatttaaaaacacattatcTTGTGCatagtggagaaaaaaattattcatgcaaTGTATGTGGTAAAGCATTTTCACAGAAAACTCATTTAGATGGACATTTGCGGGTACATACTCAAGAAAAACCTTATACGTGCAGTATGTGTGATAAATCTTTCACGCTCAGATCTAGTTTAAATAAACACTATCTTATTCATACTGGAGAGAATCTTTATGTGTGATAAATCCTTCAGGTATaaagttagtttaaataaacactGTCTCATTCATGCTATAGAGAAAccttattaattcattttgtgCAACAGAACATtctcaaaaaaagttattttaaataatgagctcatttatattgtaataaagctttatttatgcaatgtgtaatgaattatttttgcagaTAACTAAAAATGAACATTCTTGTGTGGAAACTTCTTTGAAGTTTCtaattggagaaaaaatttatattatagtgtgttagattaatttttcactcataaaataagactatattttgtttcatactggaaaaaaaactttatgcaATGTGCATGATAAATCTTTGAAGCTAAttgtttataatagaaaaacacCTTTTTTATGCTGTGTTTGTGATGAACCATTCTCACATAAAGCTAGTTTTGAACAATATCTTGCTATAGtggacaaaaattttattaatgcagtTTGTGTTATAAAGCATTCTTGTCTTCAGCTGTCCTGAGTGCGGACGAAGCTGTAAAAGGATTTTTAAGCCCTACTGACTGCCACAAGCTGCAtcttccataaaaaaatattaacatatattttgcaaaaacttaattttaaaaaaataagcaactctctttaaataatatttttttctaaatgaaatcagtttgcaataattttattttaaaattaaagttggaaagaaaatctttatttagttgctatcaatttattcataaatgattacaaaattaagcaaaaattattagcagcatataaaaattttgtggcATTGTGGTTGTCTCTTATCACAGCTCAGTAAGCACTTTTCAAACACTCAAAtatctttaagcactttttgacaattgacggttttaaccgtcatgccaacaaaaaaaccttttgaaatagtttttgataattgtCAAAGATCCAACATTTTGGCGTATAGATAAGTATTAActattaagtgtttttaaattaacatacatgtaaaattataagtgTTCCATCATGTTCTTGAATTACTtcattaaaacaacaaaatagtttacaaaataacattcacaaaaaataagttttgaagcCCTCTGTATACACCAAGTTCGTTTTCCAGTTTTGTATGAATAAAACCGTAATGTGAAACTGTTCTTTTGATTGATGCTCAGCTGTATAAACTTTAATGTTGACCTACTAACctattataacataataaaataacatgtaattaggaaatttattctaataagcTTAGTAAAAATTgatagtacagtacagaacccgttatccggaaatcagaaaaccggaacgaaattcgataaattttcccgccattcttaaaaaaatttctttttcccttataagattttaggatttttctttcttttttgaaagatgtttaccttaccatcattttggaaataatcattagtgtattacttcatcgttttttcttctttttaagattatttcaaaaaaaaaattttttttagttggatttaacaataaaaaaaacggctttttgtagtgattcagaaaaccggaaaaatcagttatccggaatagcgatggtcccgatcgttccggataatcggttccctactgtacctAATTAAATCCTagaattgattgatttaaaaaaattaactcatttaaacaaaaaaaatttttttttgtaaattataattagttttcttaTCAGGGAGTATATTATATTCAtgatttattggaaatatttatgTACATATAAGCAGGAGTGCAGAAAATTCTCAGTCCCTAATATTTcctcaaaactaattttttttttaaatcgaaatttcctcaaaaattttagttttttctttcttctagtacaataactttttaaaaatatttttggaaagtgaagtttataaaagaaaagaaatttgtttgattttacacaattcttgaataaaagagcatatattataatttttttaaaataatttgagatcAGACAATTATTGGCGACCACATCAGTTTTACTTAATGTAAAAATCTGTCTAAATTGgggcataaaataattaaaatcaatacttAGACTGATAATAATTCATAGTTATTAATCGTAATAGATTAAGAAAAccatttgtttagaaaaataatgattttggctatatttt contains:
- the LOC107438287 gene encoding zinc finger protein 665, which gives rise to MCDKKFPQKFYLKEQSSVHTVNKPYPCSESDKSSLNKHFDMYSGETNYLCSVCDKKFASKSSLKQHYLIHTGEKPYKCSLCDKSFSRKGLLKKHTLVHTGKKPFPCHVCDKTFLHKTSLTNHILIHTGENPFSCHVCDKSFFDQYTLNKHFVIHSGEKNYLCSVCDKTFARKSYLNQHYLVHTGEKAYSCSWCDKSFSRKALLKRHIPVHTGEKPFSCDVCDKTFLHKISLTSHFHIHTGEKPYSCSVCHKSFTHRRSLDRHSLVHTDERPYSCSVCDKSYKSKDHLNNHSLVHTGEKPHSCNICGKAFAQKYKLNQHYRIHSNHGTEINHSRRTKTVLKRRSLRPTEKESYKCTVCDKSFVYKSSLKEHHFIHTGERPYLCDVCNKSFRHKASLQTHYLMHAGKKRHFCDLCGKTFLLKGNLKTHYLVHSGEKNYSCNVCGKAFSQKTHLDGHLRVHTQEKPYTCSMCDKSFTLRSSLNKHYLIHTGENLYV